A DNA window from Naumovozyma dairenensis CBS 421 chromosome 8, complete genome contains the following coding sequences:
- the MRPL15 gene encoding mitochondrial 54S ribosomal protein mL57 (similar to Saccharomyces cerevisiae MRPL15 (YLR312W-A); ancestral locus Anc_4.40) produces MLLERQLASLSRIRSLGAKYQTRNIITYLHSGSRIQGLKRDPKTYLVNPHGLSYTEVDGKANATDSKFFNDINKKLNLENLNISIPNNILLQCLTHKSFAHGTKPYNEKLNLLGSQFLKFRASVFSIRSNTEQNINLRALGTPFNRSLVSKDTLSTYIKSIGLEKYIFWKKRDSNSIIPIDTDQQIDTFNGEATVLSTILNSIIGAILITNGEQKTIEFINTLLPSSTTSSKKSPSLTTPSLIDITNDMFNNTAQNEKQV; encoded by the coding sequence ATGTTGCTTGAAAGACAGTTGGCTTCTCTCTCAAGAATAAGGTCCCTCGGTGCCAAATACCAAACTAGAAACATTATAACGTATCTCCATTCAGGTTCAAGAATTCAAGGTCTGAAAAGAGATCCTAAGACGTACTTAGTTAACCCTCATGGATTATCATATACTGAAGTTGATGGCAAAGCCAATGCCACAGAttctaaatttttcaatgatattaataagaaattaaatttggaaaatttaaatatttccataccaaataatattcttttacaATGTTTGACTCATAAATCATTTGCTCATGGTACAAAACcttataatgaaaaattaaatcttTTAGGATCACAATTCTTGAAGTTTAGAGCTTCAGTTTTCTCAATTCGAAGTAATACTGAACAGAATATTAATTTAAGAGCATTGGGAACTCCCTTTAATAGATCTTTGGTTTCGAAAGATACTCTATCGACATATATAAAATCAATCGGATTGGAAAAATACATCTTTTGGAAGAAGAGAGATTCAAACAGTATAATCCCCATTGATACTGATCAACAAATTGATACTTTTAATGGGGAAGCCACTGTTTTATCTActattttgaattcaatcATTGGCGCCATATTGATAACTAATGGGGAACAAAAGactattgaatttattaatacTCTATTGCCATCTTCAACGACATCCTCAAAAAAATCTCCATCTCTAACGACTCCAAGCTTGATTGATATTACGAATGATATGTTTAATAATACAGCTCAAAATGAGAAACAAGTATAG